CTGCAAGAGCTGCTGGATAAGGAGATTAATGTTTTGGAAAATTATCAATACAATGCTGCAATTGGCTGTGTTGTATAAAAGCAGGGGACAGATGCCCCTGCATTAGTTATCAGAATGACACATCCACTTCGCTTTCCCAGAGCCCGTGAATGTTGCAATAACTTACTGCAACAAGTTTTCCTTTTTCTTCGAGCTTAACTCTGAAACATGCCACAGGATCTGTGTATGCAGGGCCTTCATTGGCACCTTTAACGGATTCACCGTGGGAAAGGAATTCAGCTCTGCCGAGATTGTAAATGTTACCATCTTCAGGTTTGAAATACAGAGCAATCCAGCTGATAAAATGTTCCGTAGTGTTAGGGTGTGCAATTTCTTTTCCCACACTCACCACTACATCGGATGCTTCACCTTTTTTAAGACCTGAAGGGCATTCAATAACCGGTACATGCTTCTCGTTCTTATAATCCGCTGTTTTTACAAATTCACCAATGTTTCCCATAAAACTACCTCCTTTTTTTACAATTATAACACAAAAATATTGTATTACCAATGCAGTATAGTTTAGGATGATTATAAATAACTTCAACAGTTTTTTCAAGTATTTTTAAAACCGT
The nucleotide sequence above comes from Flexistipes sp.. Encoded proteins:
- a CDS encoding class II SORL domain-containing protein; the encoded protein is MGNIGEFVKTADYKNEKHVPVIECPSGLKKGEASDVVVSVGKEIAHPNTTEHFISWIALYFKPEDGNIYNLGRAEFLSHGESVKGANEGPAYTDPVACFRVKLEEKGKLVAVSYCNIHGLWESEVDVSF